Proteins encoded by one window of Bactrocera oleae isolate idBacOlea1 chromosome 4, idBacOlea1, whole genome shotgun sequence:
- the Patronin gene encoding patronin isoform X21: protein MMDAGQQETRQAHHRASVKWLLAKAFNNNVPDNLREPFYTDHDNQERLKPQIVVEMGNATLYCQTLSNIYSDPNYQSLNHWSILQTLSRKGVPVAESPEMPLTETVLIQTNPLRINAHMSVIQSLMTLYAKEITSGDRIANAVARITGNNGQTLPHDQPFDQLLLLWISHACTSLKKRIAREVELGTTDENGVRLQVPNIPTVHDYQSLCDGVCLALFISYYCPKALPWTLVRINYLPAVEDSVHNVSLVSNFCQKHLPYNVFHMNPEDVTYMRNSMKLNLVVLLADLFLLFEIHPAKCVCYPGMDAPEIISKRYFGVNEHGICHRRGLTMQPVIPIPDLRSDSDSNYGSPTNRPPFQVSNSASSELVYGNNTATIMQNAGLRNSENEAFVVHKSRGVTTLSSLHSQQQHNQQQQEPLVPARLRQSKEKSNIETKADERGDYVPAGRPSNWEQNRRPSYAGRRSRRNSSSEDSQLTIENFGGSQDQLNAVGRFERERERDRERKLSNVSVEPAVAVRSSIADARGTLQLGYDTDSGSEKQDRETEKYLMKRHASTDNVNMNASNTQLNSIVSTVSSPMPSTRRQHPIEKDNLEEQYAERKDSSTNDYEQTLTRRSTQSSGSSKVEAWNNSKIDPYDDDLRTLENASKLSNIRMKLEEKRLRIEQDKRRIEMALLRHQEKLAREDLDASSEVLKWETLSNDSNRTPDLDPLDLDKYQQSLAIMNMNLQDIQQDIQKLTVQQNQIQAQQLQAQQLMHAQHMANMLNQPPYGSQQHLSDNFNQMQMQQQQHNFGSTPHLAHSSYNPHANLYNSRPPSRDPYQQQQQQPPQMPSMPMQYINEHGQYVSPQQPPPMMQQQPHYMQPQKLYNDNMVPYNNHVYGGPPPGPPQYAPHHNQTPPQYMNRASMYDDYGRDPSSPQPNPMYPHEMSPQPAQPQRRTWNQSVYEQQQQQQQQQYQQSQAPLVDVNAWQQQKQRSCLPMDGNYTWKKSNQMASNSGREGFVLHQNDGGGEYQHLFRSSPQHMQHNSDGSGGGGGLQRQHSISNMPMTTKQAPTTAATSSSNSSGGQQMCDDMMAPQSICFIGDEDDVEELERNIIESMQSTRIADYAHQQQQYHLQQQQQQQQQQQHYQQHGSDGSYDGGNELLPQKLHITSGNLTYRIPSPSRPAVNANSFQDPRDAKTEKGFYISFDDNQPKRPKPPLRAKRSPKKERSMDSTDHQVLAGTKMEPLNRSHSISEDNNPTYNGGSMLRQYAGGIGNMDTLKNGGKMSDFNTATYNKYTDAPIQLRHDDLNSQKAPVAQPRSPIHQFNMSATAAALSSSPPITRNHQTTNAASAGSSSSQAKALVIGTDVTNLDRESIDEMERRKEKIMLQSLQRRQQQEEAKARKEIEAARKREMEREKEEEKARKKEEQMARRAAILEQHRLKKAIEEAEREGKTLDRAELNMKHSTQNSTTPRLRQTRPTRPRPKTIHVDDGSVDLSEASSISSRSKKGSSTNLTESPDEYPSTSSTPIGRRGSYKASRGPKLYKQPAAKSNRGIILNAVEYCVFPGAVNREAKQKVLEKIARSEAKHFLVLFRDAGCQFRALYSYVPEMDQVTKLYGTGPSQVDEVMFDKFFKYNSGGKCFSQVHTKHLTVTIDAFTIHNSLWQGKKVHLPSKKDMALVI, encoded by the exons ATGATGGATGCTGGACAGCAAGAAACTAGACAG GCACATCATCGTGCTTCCGTGAAGTGGCTGCTCGCCAAAGCCTTCAACAATAATGTTCCAGACAATTTGCGTGAACCCTTCTATACCGATCATGACAATCAGGAACGGCTGAAACCGCAAATTGTTGTGGAAATGGGAAATGCAACGCTATACTGCCAGACATTATCCAACATATATTCGGATCCGAATTATCAAAGTctgaatcattggtccatattgcAGACATTGTCACGTAAGGGTGTGCCAGTCGCTGAGTCACCAGAGATGCCATTAACCGAAACGGTTTTGATACAAACCAATCCTTTGAGGAta AACGCCCACATGTCCGTGATTCAATCACTAATGACTTTGTATGCAAAGGAAATAACTTCGGGCGATCGCATAGCTAACGCTGTTGCAAG AATTACGGGTAATAATGGCCAAACGTTACCGCACGATCAGCCATTCGATCAGCTACTGCTGCTGTGGATCTCACACGCGTGCACTTCGCTGAAGAAACGTATCGCCCGCGAAGTCGAATTGGGCACAACGGATGAAAAT GGTGTGCGCCTACAAGTGCCCAACATTCCAACAGTGCACGATTATCAGAGTTTATGTGATGGCGTTTGTTTAGCTTTATTTATATCGTATTATTGCCCGAAAGCGCTACCATGGACGCTTGTGCGTATTAACTATTTACCAGCCGTCGAGGATTCCGTACACAATGTGTCTTTAGTCAGCAATTTTTGTCAAAAACATTTGCCATATAATGTGTTCCATATGAATCCCGAAGATGTTACATACATGCGCAA TTCAATGAAGCTGAATTTAGTTGTACTTTTGGCGGATTTATTTCTACTCTTCGAAATCCATCCTGCAAAATGTGTTTGCTATCCCGGCATGGATGCGCCAG AGATCATCAGTAAACGTTACTTTGGCGTTAATGAACATGGGATATGTCATCGCAGGGGTCTCACAATGCAGCCCGTCATACCAATTCCAGATCTGAGAAGCGATTCAGATTCGAATTATGGCTCGCCAACGAATCGACCTCCATTTCAAG ttTCGAATTCGGCCTCGTCAGAACTAGTGTATGGAAATAATACAGCAACAATAATGCAAAATGCGGGGTTAAGAAATTCTGAAAACGAAG CATTTGTTGTTCATAAGTCACGTGGCGTCACAACCCTATCGTCGTTGcactcacaacaacaacacaatcaaCAGCAACAGGAGCCATTGGTTCCTGCACGTTTGCGTCAATCGaaagaaaaatcaaatatcGAGACTAAGGCTGATGAAAGAG GTGATTACGTACCAGCAGGCAGACCCAGCAATTGGGAGCAAAATCGGCGTCCTAGTTATGCAG GACGACGCTCACGCAGAAACTCATCCAGCGAAGACTCGCAATTGACAATTGAGAATTTCGGTGGCTCTCAAGATCAATTGAATGCGGTCGGACGTTTTGAGCGAGAGCGTGAGCGTGACCGGGAACGAAAGCTTTCCAACGTTAGTGTGG AACCCGCTGTCGCCGTACGCTCCTCCATTGCCGATGCACGCGGCACGCTACAACTTGGCTACGACACCGATTCCGGTTCGGAGAAGCAGGATCGTGagaccgaaaaatatttaatgaagcgACATGCAAG CACCGATAATGTCAACATGAATGCCTCCAATACTCAACTGAACAGCATTGTCAGCACGGTTAGCAGTCCAATGCCGTCAACACGCCGTCAACATCCTATTGAAAAAGACAATCTGGAAGAACAATATGCCGAACGCAAGGACAGCAGCACGAATGATTATGAGCAAACGTTGACCAGACGCTCAACACAAAGTTCTGGCTCAAGCAAAGTGGAGGCTTGGAATAATAGTAAAATTG ATCCTTACGACGATGATCTGCGCACGCTGGAGAACGCCTCCAAATTGTCCAATATACGCATGAAACTCGAGGAGAAGCGTTTACGCATCGAACAGGATAAGCGACGCATTGAAATGGCGTTGTTGCGTCATCAGGAAAAG CTTGCACGCGAGGATTTGGATGCCTCGTCGGAGGTGTTGAAATGGGAGACATTGAGTAACGATTCAAATCGTACGCCAGATCTTGATCCGCTCGACTTGGATAAGTATCAG CAAAGTCTGGCTATTATGAATATGAATTTACAGGATATACAACAGGATATTCAAAAGCTAACAGTCCAACAAAACCAAATACAAGCACAACAATTGCAAGCGCAACAACTGATGCACGCACAGCATATGGCCAACATGTTGAATCAG CCACCGTACGGTTCACAACAACATCTCAGCGACAATTTCAATcaaatgcaaatgcaacaacaacagcacaattTCGGTTCAACACCACATCTTGCACATTCCTCATACAATCCGCATGCCAATCTCTACAATTCGCGTCCGCCCAGTCGTGATccctaccaacaacaacaacaacaaccaccacaAATGCCATCAATGCCAatgcaatatataaatgaacacgGACAATATGTGTCGCCGCAGCAGCCGCCACCAATgatgcaacaacaaccacactaTATGCAACCACAGAAGTTATATAACGATAATATGGTTCCTTACAACAACCACGTGTACGGTGGTCCACCACCAGGTCCGCCACAATACGCACCACACCACAATCAAACGCCACCACAATACATGAATCGAGCCAGCATGTACGATGACTACGGACGTGATCCGAGCTCACCACAACCGAATCCCATGTATCCGCATGAAATGTCGCCACAACCAGCGCAACCGCAACGACGCACGTGGAATCAATCGGTGTacgagcaacagcagcaacaacaacaacaacagtatcaGCAGTCGCAAGCGCCTTTGGTGGATGTGAATGCCTGGCAACAGCAAAAGCAACGTTCATGCCTGCCCATGGATGGCAATTACACTTGGAAGAAGTCCAATCAAATGGCGAGCAACAGTGGACGTGAAGGGTTTGTGTTGCACCAAAATGATGGCGGTGGTGAGTATCAGCATCTCTTCCGCTCCTCACCGCAGCACATGCAACACAACAGCGATGGCagcggtggtggtggcggtCTGCAGCGTCAACATTCTATCAGCAATATGCCAATGACAACGAAACAAGCGCCCACAACAGCGGCGACGTCTTCCTCAAATTCTTCGGGTGGCCAACAAATGTGCGATGATATGATGGCGCCACAGAGTATATGCTTTATTGGCGATGAGGATGATGTGGAAGAGTTGGAACGCAATATAATCGAATCGATGCAGAGTACGCGCATCGCCGATTATGCGCACCAGCAGCAGCAGTATCAtttgcagcagcagcaacagcaacaacaacaacagcaacactatCAACAGCACGGCAGTGACGGCAGCTACGACGGTGGCAATGAGCTGTTGCCGCAAAAGTTGCACATAACCAGCGGCAACCTAACCTATCGCATACCGTCGCCGTCCAGACCCGCTGTAAACGCCAACAGTTTTCAG GATCCTCGCGATGCGAAAACCGAGAAAGGCTTTTACATTTCGTTCGACGATAATCAACCCAAGCGTCCGAAACCACCTTTGCGCGCGAAACGTTCGCCGAAGAAGGAGCGCAGCATGGATAGCACCGATCACCAGGTGTTGGCCGGCACCAAAATGGAGCCGCTCAATCGTTCGCACAGCATCAGCGAAGACAACAATCCAACCTACAATGGTGGCTCGATGTTGCGTCAGTACGCCGGTGGCATCGGTAATATGGATACGCTTAAAAATGGTGGCAAAATGAGCGATTTTAATACGGCTACATATAATAAGTATACGGATGCGCCTATACAGTTACGCCATGATGACCTCAATAGCCAAAAAGCGCCAGTAGCGCAACCACGCTCGCCCATACATCAATTCAATATGTCTGCGACGGCTGCGGCACTGTCGTCCTCACCGCCCATAACGCGTAATCATCAGACTACAAATGCCGCTAGTGCGGGTAGTAGCAGTAGTCAGGCGAAGGCGTTAGTCATTGGCACCGATGTGACCAACTTGGATCGG GAATCTATCGATGAGATGGAGCGTCGCAAAGAAAAAATCATGCTGCAGTCACTACAGCGACGCCAACAGCAAGAGGAGGCGAAGGCGCGTAAAGAAATTGAAGCAGCACGCAAGCGTGAAATGGAGCGTGAAAAGGAAGAGGAGAAGGCGCGCAAGAAAGAAGAACAAATGGCGCGACGAGCGGCAATTTTAGAGCAACATCGATTGAAAAAAGCCATCGAAGAGGCCGAACGGGAG GGTAAAACTCTTGATCGCGCAGAATTAAACATGAAACATTCAACACAAAATTCCACAACGCCACGTCTGCGTCAAACGCGTCCCACGCGGCCACGTCCCAAGACCATTCATGTCGATGATGGTTCCGTGGACTTGAGTGAAGCATCAAGTATTTCTAGTCGTAGTAAAAAAGGTTCTAGTACCAATTTAACAG AATCACCTGATGAATACCCAAGCACAAGTTCAACACCGATTGGGCGCAGGGGATCATATAAAGCATCAAGAG GTCCGAAACTCTACAAACAACCAGCCGCCAAATCCAATCGTGGCATCATATTGAATGCCGTCGAATATTGCGTGTTCCCCGGTGCGGTGAATCGTGAGGCCAAACAAAAAGTACTCGAGAAGATTGCACGCTCCGAAGCGAAACATTTTCTAGTGCTCTTCCGCGATGCCGGCTGTCAATTCCGTGCATTGTACAGCTATGTGCCCGAAATGGATCAAGTAACCAAATTGTACGGTACAGGACCTAGTCAAGTGGATGAAGTCATGTTTGACAAATTCTTTAA ataCAACTCAGGCGGCAAATGCTTTTCACAAGTCCATACAAAGCATCTAACGGTCACCATCGATGCATTTACGATTCACAACTCACTGTGGCAGGGCAAAAAGGTGCATTTGCCCAGTAAAAAGGATATGGCGTTAGTTATATAA
- the Patronin gene encoding patronin isoform X17, giving the protein MMDAGQQETRQAHHRASVKWLLAKAFNNNVPDNLREPFYTDHDNQERLKPQIVVEMGNATLYCQTLSNIYSDPNYQSLNHWSILQTLSRKGVPVAESPEMPLTETVLIQTNPLRINAHMSVIQSLMTLYAKEITSGDRIANAVARITGNNGQTLPHDQPFDQLLLLWISHACTSLKKRIAREVELGTTDENGVRLQVPNIPTVHDYQSLCDGVCLALFISYYCPKALPWTLVRINYLPAVEDSVHNVSLVSNFCQKHLPYNVFHMNPEDVTYMRNSMKLNLVVLLADLFLLFEIHPAKCVCYPGMDAPEIISKRYFGVNEHGICHRRGLTMQPVIPIPDLRSDSDSNYGSPTNRPPFQVSNSASSELVYGNNTATIMQNAGLRNSENEAFVVHKSRGVTTLSSLHSQQQHNQQQQEPLVPARLRQSKEKSNIETKADERGDYVPAGRPSNWEQNRRPSYAGRRSRRNSSSEDSQLTIENFGGSQDQLNAVGRFERERERDRERKLSNVSVEPAVAVRSSIADARGTLQLGYDTDSGSEKQDRETEKYLMKRHASTDNVNMNASNTQLNSIVSTVSSPMPSTRRQHPIEKDNLEEQYAERKDSSTNDYEQTLTRRSTQSSGSSKVEAWNNSKIDPYDDDLRTLENASKLSNIRMKLEEKRLRIEQDKRRIEMALLRHQEKLAREDLDASSEVLKWETLSNDSNRTPDLDPLDLDKYQQSLAIMNMNLQDIQQDIQKLTVQQNQIQAQQLQAQQLMHAQHMANMLNQPPYGSQQHLSDNFNQMQMQQQQHNFGSTPHLAHSSYNPHANLYNSRPPSRDPYQQQQQQPPQMPSMPMQYINEHGQYVSPQQPPPMMQQQPHYMQPQKLYNDNMVPYNNHVYGGPPPGPPQYAPHHNQTPPQYMNRASMYDDYGRDPSSPQPNPMYPHEMSPQPAQPQRRTWNQSVYEQQQQQQQQQYQQSQAPLVDVNAWQQQKQRSCLPMDGNYTWKKSNQMASNSGREGFVLHQNDGGGEYQHLFRSSPQHMQHNSDGSGGGGGLQRQHSISNMPMTTKQAPTTAATSSSNSSGGQQMCDDMMAPQSICFIGDEDDVEELERNIIESMQSTRIADYAHQQQQYHLQQQQQQQQQQQHYQQHGSDGSYDGGNELLPQKLHITSGNLTYRIPSPSRPAVNANSFQDPRDAKTEKGFYISFDDNQPKRPKPPLRAKRSPKKERSMDSTDHQVLAGTKMEPLNRSHSISEDNNPTYNGGSMLRQYAGGIGNMDTLKNGGKMSDFNTATYNKYTDAPIQLRHDDLNSQKAPVAQPRSPIHQFNMSATAAALSSSPPITRNHQTTNAASAGSSSSQAKALVIGTDVTNLDRESIDEMERRKEKIMLQSLQRRQQQEEAKARKEIEAARKREMEREKEEEKARKKEEQMARRAAILEQHRLKKAIEEAEREGKTLDRAELNMKHSTQNSTTPRLRQTRPTRPRPKTIHVDDGSVDLSEASSISSRSKKGSSTNLTAYGTLSNSNTLRRDFYRGSHDSLTVKESPDEYPSTSSTPIGRRGSYKASREPTVDRGRSRISVAKGSSLNFRGRKSNSLMNLCGPKLYKQPAAKSNRGIILNAVEYCVFPGAVNREAKQKVLEKIARSEAKHFLVLFRDAGCQFRALYSYVPEMDQVTKLYGTGPSQVDEVMFDKFFKYNSGGKCFSQVHTKHLTVTIDAFTIHNSLWQGKKVHLPSKKDMALVI; this is encoded by the exons ATGATGGATGCTGGACAGCAAGAAACTAGACAG GCACATCATCGTGCTTCCGTGAAGTGGCTGCTCGCCAAAGCCTTCAACAATAATGTTCCAGACAATTTGCGTGAACCCTTCTATACCGATCATGACAATCAGGAACGGCTGAAACCGCAAATTGTTGTGGAAATGGGAAATGCAACGCTATACTGCCAGACATTATCCAACATATATTCGGATCCGAATTATCAAAGTctgaatcattggtccatattgcAGACATTGTCACGTAAGGGTGTGCCAGTCGCTGAGTCACCAGAGATGCCATTAACCGAAACGGTTTTGATACAAACCAATCCTTTGAGGAta AACGCCCACATGTCCGTGATTCAATCACTAATGACTTTGTATGCAAAGGAAATAACTTCGGGCGATCGCATAGCTAACGCTGTTGCAAG AATTACGGGTAATAATGGCCAAACGTTACCGCACGATCAGCCATTCGATCAGCTACTGCTGCTGTGGATCTCACACGCGTGCACTTCGCTGAAGAAACGTATCGCCCGCGAAGTCGAATTGGGCACAACGGATGAAAAT GGTGTGCGCCTACAAGTGCCCAACATTCCAACAGTGCACGATTATCAGAGTTTATGTGATGGCGTTTGTTTAGCTTTATTTATATCGTATTATTGCCCGAAAGCGCTACCATGGACGCTTGTGCGTATTAACTATTTACCAGCCGTCGAGGATTCCGTACACAATGTGTCTTTAGTCAGCAATTTTTGTCAAAAACATTTGCCATATAATGTGTTCCATATGAATCCCGAAGATGTTACATACATGCGCAA TTCAATGAAGCTGAATTTAGTTGTACTTTTGGCGGATTTATTTCTACTCTTCGAAATCCATCCTGCAAAATGTGTTTGCTATCCCGGCATGGATGCGCCAG AGATCATCAGTAAACGTTACTTTGGCGTTAATGAACATGGGATATGTCATCGCAGGGGTCTCACAATGCAGCCCGTCATACCAATTCCAGATCTGAGAAGCGATTCAGATTCGAATTATGGCTCGCCAACGAATCGACCTCCATTTCAAG ttTCGAATTCGGCCTCGTCAGAACTAGTGTATGGAAATAATACAGCAACAATAATGCAAAATGCGGGGTTAAGAAATTCTGAAAACGAAG CATTTGTTGTTCATAAGTCACGTGGCGTCACAACCCTATCGTCGTTGcactcacaacaacaacacaatcaaCAGCAACAGGAGCCATTGGTTCCTGCACGTTTGCGTCAATCGaaagaaaaatcaaatatcGAGACTAAGGCTGATGAAAGAG GTGATTACGTACCAGCAGGCAGACCCAGCAATTGGGAGCAAAATCGGCGTCCTAGTTATGCAG GACGACGCTCACGCAGAAACTCATCCAGCGAAGACTCGCAATTGACAATTGAGAATTTCGGTGGCTCTCAAGATCAATTGAATGCGGTCGGACGTTTTGAGCGAGAGCGTGAGCGTGACCGGGAACGAAAGCTTTCCAACGTTAGTGTGG AACCCGCTGTCGCCGTACGCTCCTCCATTGCCGATGCACGCGGCACGCTACAACTTGGCTACGACACCGATTCCGGTTCGGAGAAGCAGGATCGTGagaccgaaaaatatttaatgaagcgACATGCAAG CACCGATAATGTCAACATGAATGCCTCCAATACTCAACTGAACAGCATTGTCAGCACGGTTAGCAGTCCAATGCCGTCAACACGCCGTCAACATCCTATTGAAAAAGACAATCTGGAAGAACAATATGCCGAACGCAAGGACAGCAGCACGAATGATTATGAGCAAACGTTGACCAGACGCTCAACACAAAGTTCTGGCTCAAGCAAAGTGGAGGCTTGGAATAATAGTAAAATTG ATCCTTACGACGATGATCTGCGCACGCTGGAGAACGCCTCCAAATTGTCCAATATACGCATGAAACTCGAGGAGAAGCGTTTACGCATCGAACAGGATAAGCGACGCATTGAAATGGCGTTGTTGCGTCATCAGGAAAAG CTTGCACGCGAGGATTTGGATGCCTCGTCGGAGGTGTTGAAATGGGAGACATTGAGTAACGATTCAAATCGTACGCCAGATCTTGATCCGCTCGACTTGGATAAGTATCAG CAAAGTCTGGCTATTATGAATATGAATTTACAGGATATACAACAGGATATTCAAAAGCTAACAGTCCAACAAAACCAAATACAAGCACAACAATTGCAAGCGCAACAACTGATGCACGCACAGCATATGGCCAACATGTTGAATCAG CCACCGTACGGTTCACAACAACATCTCAGCGACAATTTCAATcaaatgcaaatgcaacaacaacagcacaattTCGGTTCAACACCACATCTTGCACATTCCTCATACAATCCGCATGCCAATCTCTACAATTCGCGTCCGCCCAGTCGTGATccctaccaacaacaacaacaacaaccaccacaAATGCCATCAATGCCAatgcaatatataaatgaacacgGACAATATGTGTCGCCGCAGCAGCCGCCACCAATgatgcaacaacaaccacactaTATGCAACCACAGAAGTTATATAACGATAATATGGTTCCTTACAACAACCACGTGTACGGTGGTCCACCACCAGGTCCGCCACAATACGCACCACACCACAATCAAACGCCACCACAATACATGAATCGAGCCAGCATGTACGATGACTACGGACGTGATCCGAGCTCACCACAACCGAATCCCATGTATCCGCATGAAATGTCGCCACAACCAGCGCAACCGCAACGACGCACGTGGAATCAATCGGTGTacgagcaacagcagcaacaacaacaacaacagtatcaGCAGTCGCAAGCGCCTTTGGTGGATGTGAATGCCTGGCAACAGCAAAAGCAACGTTCATGCCTGCCCATGGATGGCAATTACACTTGGAAGAAGTCCAATCAAATGGCGAGCAACAGTGGACGTGAAGGGTTTGTGTTGCACCAAAATGATGGCGGTGGTGAGTATCAGCATCTCTTCCGCTCCTCACCGCAGCACATGCAACACAACAGCGATGGCagcggtggtggtggcggtCTGCAGCGTCAACATTCTATCAGCAATATGCCAATGACAACGAAACAAGCGCCCACAACAGCGGCGACGTCTTCCTCAAATTCTTCGGGTGGCCAACAAATGTGCGATGATATGATGGCGCCACAGAGTATATGCTTTATTGGCGATGAGGATGATGTGGAAGAGTTGGAACGCAATATAATCGAATCGATGCAGAGTACGCGCATCGCCGATTATGCGCACCAGCAGCAGCAGTATCAtttgcagcagcagcaacagcaacaacaacaacagcaacactatCAACAGCACGGCAGTGACGGCAGCTACGACGGTGGCAATGAGCTGTTGCCGCAAAAGTTGCACATAACCAGCGGCAACCTAACCTATCGCATACCGTCGCCGTCCAGACCCGCTGTAAACGCCAACAGTTTTCAG GATCCTCGCGATGCGAAAACCGAGAAAGGCTTTTACATTTCGTTCGACGATAATCAACCCAAGCGTCCGAAACCACCTTTGCGCGCGAAACGTTCGCCGAAGAAGGAGCGCAGCATGGATAGCACCGATCACCAGGTGTTGGCCGGCACCAAAATGGAGCCGCTCAATCGTTCGCACAGCATCAGCGAAGACAACAATCCAACCTACAATGGTGGCTCGATGTTGCGTCAGTACGCCGGTGGCATCGGTAATATGGATACGCTTAAAAATGGTGGCAAAATGAGCGATTTTAATACGGCTACATATAATAAGTATACGGATGCGCCTATACAGTTACGCCATGATGACCTCAATAGCCAAAAAGCGCCAGTAGCGCAACCACGCTCGCCCATACATCAATTCAATATGTCTGCGACGGCTGCGGCACTGTCGTCCTCACCGCCCATAACGCGTAATCATCAGACTACAAATGCCGCTAGTGCGGGTAGTAGCAGTAGTCAGGCGAAGGCGTTAGTCATTGGCACCGATGTGACCAACTTGGATCGG GAATCTATCGATGAGATGGAGCGTCGCAAAGAAAAAATCATGCTGCAGTCACTACAGCGACGCCAACAGCAAGAGGAGGCGAAGGCGCGTAAAGAAATTGAAGCAGCACGCAAGCGTGAAATGGAGCGTGAAAAGGAAGAGGAGAAGGCGCGCAAGAAAGAAGAACAAATGGCGCGACGAGCGGCAATTTTAGAGCAACATCGATTGAAAAAAGCCATCGAAGAGGCCGAACGGGAG GGTAAAACTCTTGATCGCGCAGAATTAAACATGAAACATTCAACACAAAATTCCACAACGCCACGTCTGCGTCAAACGCGTCCCACGCGGCCACGTCCCAAGACCATTCATGTCGATGATGGTTCCGTGGACTTGAGTGAAGCATCAAGTATTTCTAGTCGTAGTAAAAAAGGTTCTAGTACCAATTTAACAG CCTACGGTACATTGAGCAATTCCAACACGCTGAGAAGAGATTTTTATAGAGGCTCGCACGATTCTCTAACTGTGAAAG AATCACCTGATGAATACCCAAGCACAAGTTCAACACCGATTGGGCGCAGGGGATCATATAAAGCATCAAGAG AACCAACCGTCGATCGAGGCCGTTCACGTATATCTGTAGCTAAAGGAAGTAGCCTTAATTTCCGTGGTCGCAAGTCGAATTCGCTAATGAATCTGTGTG GTCCGAAACTCTACAAACAACCAGCCGCCAAATCCAATCGTGGCATCATATTGAATGCCGTCGAATATTGCGTGTTCCCCGGTGCGGTGAATCGTGAGGCCAAACAAAAAGTACTCGAGAAGATTGCACGCTCCGAAGCGAAACATTTTCTAGTGCTCTTCCGCGATGCCGGCTGTCAATTCCGTGCATTGTACAGCTATGTGCCCGAAATGGATCAAGTAACCAAATTGTACGGTACAGGACCTAGTCAAGTGGATGAAGTCATGTTTGACAAATTCTTTAA ataCAACTCAGGCGGCAAATGCTTTTCACAAGTCCATACAAAGCATCTAACGGTCACCATCGATGCATTTACGATTCACAACTCACTGTGGCAGGGCAAAAAGGTGCATTTGCCCAGTAAAAAGGATATGGCGTTAGTTATATAA